The following proteins are encoded in a genomic region of Ostrea edulis chromosome 7, xbOstEdul1.1, whole genome shotgun sequence:
- the LOC130048770 gene encoding uncharacterized protein LOC130048770: protein MNSFYCTKDPITVIEEGNWPSGNYCILKRGRTCPDGAFKNGYVFWDDEDSANRNSAGGELPSGRFGTNTRIDYCCRSDGSYSTAIPLPTFTPFYLLRYTSFCQQVKGMHVREEIVYTDDEDDNNSNNVHGSHLHGPVNGQPNHSIYYCYYWSL, encoded by the exons ATGAATTCATTTTACTGCACCAAAGATCCTATTACTGTTATTGAGGAAGGTAATTGGCCAAGTGGGAACTATTGTATTCTGAAGCGTGGGAGAACATGCCCTGATGGAG CTTTCAAGAATGGATATGTTTTTTGGGATGACGAGGATTCGGCAAATAGAAACAGTGCAGGGGGAGAATTACCGAGTGGAAGATTTGGCACGAATACAAGAATTGACTACTGCTGCAG AAGTGACGGTTCCTATTCAACAGCAATTCCCCTTCCAACATTTACGCCATTTTATCTGTTGAGATACACCAGCTTCTGCCAACAGGTCAAGGGAATGCACGTGAGAGAAGAAATCGTTTATACAGATGATGAGGACGACAACAATAGCAATAATGTACATGGAAGTCATCTACACGGACCAGTTAACGGACAACCGAACCACAGCATCTACTATTGTTACTATTGGTCATTGTAA
- the LOC125648716 gene encoding uncharacterized protein LOC125648716: MGALFLMEAVLLVCFVSTVSAVKWPEGTYTLVKPKTGCPTGWLEGWRYQDNEDDDNKNQLEDQHHFFGIIGTHPRDMNFSYCSKDPNDVNAEGNWPSGDYCILKHGSTCPHGGFQSGYVFWDDEDSNNKNSVGGELPSGGFDRNTRIDYCCRDDGPYSTAIQLPTSKPFYLLRYNDFCQQVQGMLVREETVYTDDEDDNNINSVHGSYPFGPVSGQRNYKLFYCYYWPSQ, translated from the exons ATGGGTGCTCTCTTTCTAATGGAGGCGGTgcttttagtttgttttgtatCAACCGTATCCGCAg tGAAATGGCCAGAGGGAACATATACGCTGGTCAAGCCAAAGACCGGATGTCCCACAGGGTGGCTGGAGGGATGGAGATACCAGGACAATGAAGATGATGATAACAAAAATCAATTAGAAGATCAGCACCACTTCTTTG GTATCATTGGAACCCATCCAAGGGATATGAATTTCTCTTACTGCTCCAAGGATCCAAATGATGTTAATGCCGAAGGTAATTGGCCAAGTGGGGACTATTGTATTCTGAAGCATGGAAGTACGTGCCCTCATGGAG GTTTTCAGAGTGGATATGTTTTTTGGGATGACGAAGACTCGAACAATAAGAACAGTGTCGGTGGAGAATTACCAAGTGGAGGTTTTGACAGGAATACAAGAATAGACTACTGCTGCAG AGATGACGGTCCCTACTCTACAGCTATCCAACTTCCAACATCGAAACCGTTTTATCTGTTGAGATACAACGACTTCTGCCAACAGGTCCAAGGAATGTTGGTGAGAGAAGAAACCGTGTATACAGATGATGAAGACGACAACAATATCAATAGTGTGCACGGAAGTTATCCATTCGGACCGGTCAGCGGACAAAGGAACTACAAGCTCTTCTATTGTTACTATTGGCCATCGCAATAA